From the Ruania alkalisoli genome, one window contains:
- a CDS encoding ABC transporter substrate-binding protein, translating to MRPNRRQFMAMASLGAVGATVAGCSRGGGSSDSDDGSSLQFTWWGNEVRNANTQDALDAYMEENPGVTISPQPGEWASYWDRLATQTAGSNAPDIIQMDMRYISEYGQRGALLDLSEHGADTSGFIEGTADSGMIEGSLYGMNAGINTPMVFANPALFEAAGVDVPDDMTWTWEDWLEIATAISDSGAATGTQAIIASDALFEAWLRQQGKSLFAEGGEIGFEVDDLRGWFDLGMRFADAGAIPSPSAINEDFSKPLDQADFVVGNTAIAQYWSNQLQALETSAGTEFRLLRYPSIEGDAMQRAAWYKASMLWSVSATTEDPEGAVALVNWWMNSQTAAEIELAERGIPPNGEISAAIRDQLSEPQQRVSQFIEDIEPELAQTPVAPPPGGQTDVFLQRHATELLFGDATLDEAAQGFYDELSAAIGT from the coding sequence ATGCGACCCAACCGGCGTCAATTCATGGCCATGGCCTCGCTCGGCGCAGTCGGTGCGACCGTTGCAGGCTGCTCCCGCGGAGGCGGTTCGAGCGACTCCGACGACGGCTCCTCGCTCCAGTTCACGTGGTGGGGCAACGAGGTCCGGAACGCGAACACACAGGACGCGCTCGACGCGTACATGGAGGAGAACCCAGGAGTCACGATCTCCCCGCAACCGGGCGAGTGGGCCAGTTACTGGGACCGGCTCGCCACGCAGACCGCGGGCAGCAACGCACCGGACATCATCCAGATGGACATGCGATACATCAGTGAGTACGGGCAGCGCGGGGCCCTGCTCGATCTCTCCGAGCACGGAGCGGATACGTCCGGCTTCATCGAGGGCACCGCGGACTCCGGAATGATCGAGGGCTCGCTCTACGGCATGAACGCCGGGATCAACACGCCGATGGTGTTCGCCAACCCCGCACTCTTCGAGGCCGCTGGCGTGGACGTGCCCGATGACATGACCTGGACCTGGGAGGACTGGCTGGAGATCGCCACTGCCATCTCGGACAGCGGCGCGGCTACCGGAACTCAGGCGATCATCGCCAGCGACGCGCTCTTCGAGGCGTGGCTGCGCCAGCAGGGCAAGAGCCTCTTCGCCGAGGGCGGCGAGATCGGTTTCGAGGTTGACGACCTGCGCGGATGGTTCGACCTCGGGATGCGGTTTGCCGATGCCGGCGCCATTCCCAGCCCCTCGGCGATCAACGAGGACTTCAGCAAGCCGCTGGACCAGGCGGACTTCGTCGTGGGCAACACGGCGATCGCTCAGTACTGGTCGAACCAGCTGCAGGCACTGGAGACGTCGGCGGGAACCGAGTTCCGGCTCCTGCGCTACCCAAGCATCGAGGGTGATGCGATGCAGCGCGCGGCTTGGTACAAGGCCTCGATGCTGTGGTCGGTCTCCGCGACCACCGAAGACCCCGAGGGTGCGGTGGCGCTGGTCAACTGGTGGATGAACAGCCAGACAGCCGCCGAGATCGAGCTGGCCGAGCGGGGCATCCCGCCGAACGGCGAGATCTCCGCAGCCATCCGGGATCAGCTGTCGGAGCCGCAGCAGCGAGTCTCCCAGTTCATCGAGGACATTGAGCCCGAGCTGGCACAGACTCCGGTCGCGCCGCCGCCCGGAGGGCAGACGGACGTGTTCCTGCAGCGTCACGCCACGGAGCTGCTGTTTGGGGACGCCACCCTCGACGAGGCTGCGCAGGGCTTCTACGACGAACTCAGCGCAGCCATCGGCACATGA